The following proteins are encoded in a genomic region of Glycine max cultivar Williams 82 chromosome 18, Glycine_max_v4.0, whole genome shotgun sequence:
- the LOC100787367 gene encoding receptor-like protein kinase ANXUR2 has protein sequence MFLKCFGFGAQRQYPTVIEELCHRFSLADLRKSTNNFDQNTVIDHEGVSTVYKGCLQHNEDASEYTVAVKRYKAEMEAEGFFRNEIELLCQLRHPNLLSLIGFCNDQNEKIIVYEYMSNGSLHQLLQSGVLSWKKRLEICIGAARGLHYLHAGAKRTIIHRGINPKHIVLDDNMEPKLTGFRISLLGPRSMSKPKPIKVDYIAGTLGYLAREAVLDNTVTDKVDVYSFGMVLLDVVCGRKYLMYPWDTEFLEKPIEKKIDPKIRGKIAPDCWKVIKDITQRCAKLEPDERPTMGEVEVELEHALSLQEQADIVNTNADYTLMSKTVIFRRIHFALPPDSD, from the exons ATGTTTCTCAAATGTTTTGGCTTCGGCGCTCAGAGACAGTATCCAACGGTCATAGAAGAGTTGTGCCATCGATTTTCTCTCGCAGATCTAAGGAAATCAACCAACAATTTCGATCAAAACACAGTAATTGATCATGAAGGAGTTAGTACAGTATATAAAGGTTGTCTGCAACACAATGAAGATGCTTCTGAGTATACAGTGGCTGTAAAGCGATATAAAGCGGAAATGGAAGCAGAAGGGTTTTTCAGGAATGAAATAGAGTTACTCTGTCAGCTTCGTCACCCTAATTTGCTCTCTCTTATAGGATTCTGCAACGACCAAAATGAGAAGATTATTGTGTACGAGTACATGTCCAATGGATCTCTTCATCAACTTCTACAAAGTGGGGTACTGTCATGGAAGAAAAGACTGGAGATATGCATAGGAGCAGCGCGCGGACTACACTACCTTCACGCTGGAGCCAAACGCACCATCATTCACCGTGGCATCAACCCTAAACACATTGTTTTGGATGACAACATGGAGCCAAAACTCACAGGTTTTCGCATTAGCTTACTGGGACCGCGTTCTATGTCAAAGCCAAAACCAATTAAAGTAGATTATATTGCGg GTACTTTGGGCTACTTAGCTAGGGAGGCTGTGTTAGATAATACCGTCACAGATAAAGTTGATGTTTACTCATTTGGTATGGTTCTACTTGATGTTGTGTGTGGAAGGAAATATCTCATGTACCCATGGGACACAGAATTTCTGGAGAAACCTATTGAGAAGAAAATTGATCCGAAAATCAGAGGAAAGATTGCACCCGAttgttggaaagtcattaaaGATATCACACAAAGATGTGCGAAGTTGGAGCCAGATGAGCGACCAacaatgggtgaagtagaggtgGAACTTGAGCATGCTCTGTCATTACAAGAACAAGCAGATATAGTAAACACCAACGCTGATTATACCTTAATGTCCAAAACCGTTATATTCCGCCGGATCCATTTTGCTTTGCCCCCCGATTCAGATTGA